A genomic segment from Enoplosus armatus isolate fEnoArm2 chromosome 12, fEnoArm2.hap1, whole genome shotgun sequence encodes:
- the btaf1 gene encoding TATA-binding protein-associated factor 172, with translation MAVSRLDRLFILLDTGTTPVTRKAAAQQLGEVVKLHPHELNNLLSKVLTYLRSPNWDTRIAAGQAVEAIVRNIPEWDPAPKPKEESCEDLSPEDSSCDRLTFYHFDISRLLKHGASLLGSAGAEFELQDDKTGEMDPKERLARQRKLLQKKLGLDMGAAIGMDTEELFNDEDLDYTCQPSGLRPHGSKATAGSSSRNHVPIQAAELIDSEFRPGMSSRQKNKAKRMAKLVAKQRSKDMDPNEKSNDSFEGEPEEKRRKTTNVVIDQPATEHKVLIDNVPDNSSLEEIHEWPLESFCEELCNDLFNPSWEIRHGAGTGLREILKSHGAGGGKLVGSTAEQMLRQHQEWIEDLVIRLLCVFALDRFGDFVSDEVVAPVRETCAQTLGVALRHMNESGVSMTVDVLLKLLKEDQWEVRHGGLLGIKYALAVRQDLISVLLPRVLPAITVGLQDLDDDVRAVAASALIPVVEGLVQLLPNKVPFIVNTLWDALLDLDDLTASTNSIMTLLSSLLTYPQVRQCSMQQSLTVLVPRVWPFLRHTISSVRRAALETLFTLLSKADQSCTVWINPILQDMLRHIFQSCILESNEEILELIQKVWMELLSQAPQQYVVAASCPWMGAWLCLMMQASHIPIDVNMLLEVKARSKDKAGAKARQGTNQVKETVQEYIAGAETVTDDPVTRDFVVVRARLMAAKLLGALCGCICDPQLNAASQEIRPAESLGQLLLFHLNSKSALQRIAVALVLCEWAAVQKDCQVVSSMVQPRLLAILSEQLYYDEIAIPFTRMQNECKQLIALLADSHIDLQDRLNCSVFTIDQANELVTIIFTESTSGLNVASKQWQALDSKRQQAQATVMETNTEWQQLHLRVHMFTACAVINLRVLPDKLNPLVRPLMETIKREENTLIQGYAAAFIAKLLQQCAGRLPCPNPKIIKNLCASACVDSAATPSSACPVPPTQENAKGVGSEKDCMHHMVNKTRGIITLYRHQRAAFAITSKRGPAPKAPKTPTTELPPGSTISADNDESKKPFLIQRRGAEFSLTTVARHFGADLTKSLPYLWENTVGPLRTVVTENQCIDRQVQLERGDAAAQELVNSLQVLEVMAGAMAAELKPLLLEHLPHLFTCLQHPYTAVRHMTARCVGVLSKIAMLETMNSFLECVLPWLAAIGDCTKQEGAIEALACVMEQLDVDIVPYIVLLVVPVLGRMSDPSDSIRFMATQCFATLIRLLPLEAGIPDPPAMSADLIRQKARERHFLEQLLDGRKLENYKIPVPIKAELRKYQQDGVNWLSFLNKYKLHGILCDDMGLGKTLQSICILAGDHYLRAQEYAKTKAADCSPMPSLVVCPPTLTGHWVDEVSKFCAKEYLNPLHYTGPPTERMRLQHQVKKHNLIVASYDVVRNDIDFFRNIKFNYCILDEGHVIKNGKTKLSKAIKQLAANFRVILSGTPIQNNVLELWSLFDFLMPGFLGTERQFAARYGKPILASRDAKSSSREQEAGVLAMEALHRQVLPFLLRRMKEDVLQDLPPKIIQDYYCNLSPLQVQLYEDFAKSRAKASVEDSISTASTEEEEEKPKLKATGHVFQALQYLRKLCNHPSLVLTTQHPEYKRITEQLAGQNSSLRDIQHAPKLSALKQLLLDCGLGGGGGSEGGTEAVVAQHRVLIFCQLKSMLDIVEHDLLKPKLPSVTYLRLDGSVQAGLRHSIVSRFNNDPSIDVLLLTTHVGGLGLNLTGADTVVFVEHDWNPMRDLQAMDRAHRIGQKRVVNVYRLITRGTLEEKIMGLQKFKMSIANTIISQENASLQSMGTDQLLNLFTLDKGEKGEQSASTSGKASMKSVLDGLGELWDQQQYDTEYNLDNFMHSLQ, from the exons ATGGCTGTATCAAG ACTTGATCGTTTGTTTATCCTGCTTGACACTGGAACAACACCAGTAACCAGGAAAGCAGCAGCCCAGCAGCTTGGAGAAGTGGTCAAACTCCATCCACATGAACTTAATAACCTCCTATCAAAG GTCTTGACCTACCTAAGGAGTCCCAACTGGGACACTCGTATCGCAGCAGGCCAAGCTGTAGAAGCCATTGTGAGGAATATTCCTGAGTGGGACCCGGCCCCCAAGCCTAAAGAAG AGTCTTGTGAAGACTTGTCTCCAGAGGACTCCTCTTGTGACCGCTTGACTTTCTACCACTTTGACATCTCCCGCCTACTCAAACACGGGGCCTCTCTGCTGGGATCTGCTGGGGCTGAGTTTGAGCTGCAGGATGACAAAACTG GTGAGATGGACCCTAAGGAACGTCTCGCCCGTCAGAGAAAGCTTCTTCAGAAGAAGTTAGGTCTGGACATGGGTGCTGCTATCGGCATGGACACGGAGGAGCTGTTCAACGATGAGGACCTAGACTATACCTGCCAACCCAGTGGGCTTAGACCCCATGGAAGCAAAGCCACAGCTGGATCCAGCTCCCGCAACCACGTG cccaTTCAGGCTGCTGAGTTGATTGACTCAGAGTTCCGCCCAGGCATGAGCAGTCGTCAGAAGAATAAGGCCAAGAGGATGGCCAAGCTAGTGGCCAAACAAAGATCCAAAGACATGGATCCAAATGAAAAGAG TAACGACAGTTTTGAGGGTGAACCTGAAGAGAAACGGAGGAAAACCACCAATGTAGTTATTGACCAACCGGCAACAGAGCATAAAGTCTTAATCGACAACGTTCCAGATAACTCCAGTCTAGAGGAG ATACACGAGTGGCCTCTGGAGAGCTTCTGTGAGGAGCTCTGCAATGACCTCTTCAATCCTTCATGGGAG ATTCGTCATGGTGCAGGCACAGGTCTTAGAGAAATCCTCAAGTCCCATGGTGCTGGGGGCGGGAAGCTGGTGGGCAGCACTGCAGAACAG ATGTTGCGGCAGCATCAGGAGTGGATAGAGGATCTGGTCATCCGgctgctctgtgtctttgcTCTGGACCGCTTTGGAGATTTTGTATCTGATGAG GTGGTGGCTCCTGTCAGGGAGACATGTGCCCAGACGCTCGGTGTGGCCCTTCGCCACATGAATGAAAGTGGCGTTTCCATGACCGTAGACGTCCTACTGAAGCTGCTAAAAGAAGACCAGTGGGAGGTCCGTCATGGGGGCCTGCTTGGGATAAAGTACGCCCTGGCTGTCCGACAG GACCTGATCTCTGTTTTACTGCCCCGGGTGCTCCCTGCCATCACTGTAGGCCTACAGGACCTAGATGATGATGTCAGGGCCGTGGCAGCTTCAGCCCTCATCCCTGTGGTGGAAGGCTTAGTACAGCTCCTGCCCAATAAG GTACCCTTCATTGTGAACACACTATGGGATGCTCTTTTGGACCTGGATGACCTCACTGCTTCCACCAACAGCATCATGACATTGTTGTCCTCGCTGCTCACCTACCCGCAGGTCCGACAGTGCAG CATGCAGCAGTCATTAACAGTCCTGGTCCCTCGGGTTTGGCCGTTCTTGAGACATACTATATCATCAGTGAGAAGGGCAGCCCTGGAAACCCTTTTCACGCTGCTGTCTAAAGCTGACCAG AGCTGTACAGTTTGGATCAATCCCATCCTACAAGATATGCTCCGGCATATTTTCCAGTCCTGCATACTGGAGAGCAATGAGGAAATCCTTGAACTGATCCAAAAG GTGTGGATGGAGCTGCTGTCTCAGGCCCCTCAGCAGTACGTGGTAGCAGCCAGCTGTCCATGGATGGGCGCTTGGCTCTGTCTCATGATGCAAGCCTCACACATTCCCATAGACGTGAACATGCTCCTGGAAGTGAAGGCCCGCTCCAAG GATAAGGCTGGTGCAAAGGCACGTCAGGGGACCAATCAGGTGAAGGAAACGGTCCAGGAGTATATAGCGGGTGCAGAGACTGTGACGGACGACCCTGTGACAAGGGACTTTGTTGTGGTTCGTGCTCGCCTCATGGCTGCCAA ATTGCTGGGGGCTCTGTGTGGGTGTATCTGTGACCCTCAACTCAATGCTGCATCTCAGGAGATCCGACCAGCTGAGTCTTTGggccagctgctgctcttccacctcaactccaagtcTGCCCTGCAGCGCATAGCTGTGGCTCTGGTGCTTTGCGAGTGGGCTGCAGTGCAGAAG gaTTGCCAGGTGGTGTCATCCATGGTGCAGCCTCGTCTTCTGGCCATTCTGTCAGAGCAGTTGTACTACGATGAGATCGCCATCCCCTTCACACGCATGCAGAATGAGTGCAAGCAGCTCATCGCACTGCTTGCTGATTCCCACATAGACCTGCAAGACCGCCTCAACTGTAGCGTTTTCACTATTGATCAAGCCAATGAACTG GTAACCATCATCTTTACGGAGTCAACATCGGGTCTGAACGTGGCATCCAAACAGTGGCAGGCACTGGACAGTAAACGACAGCAGGCTCAAGCTACAGTGATGGAGACCAACACAGAATGGCAGCAGCTGCATCTGCGCGTCCACATGTTCACGGCCTGTGCAGTAATTAACCTGCGGGTGCTTCCTGACAAGCTCAACCCACTGGTCAGGCCTCTGATGGAGACCATAAAGCGGGAGGAGAACACCCTGATCCAGGGAtatgctgctgcttttatagccaagctgctgcagcagtgtgcTGGACGCTTGCCGTGCCCCAACCCCAAGATCATCAAAAACCTCTGTGCCTCGGCCTGCGTGGACTCTGCGGCCACACCCTCATCTGCTTGCCCCGTACCCCCCACACAGGAAAATGCCAAAG GCGTTGGGTCGGAGAAAGACTGTATGCATCACATGGTCAACAAAACCAGAGGCATCATCACCCTGTACCGTCACCAAAGGGCAGCGTTTGCCATCACCAGTAAGAGGGGGCCAGCCCCTAAAGCCCCAAAGACCCCTACCACAGAGCTTCCACCTGGCAGTACCATCAGTGCTGATAATGATGAG AGCAAGAAGCCATTTCTTATCCAGAGACGAGGGGCAGAGTTCTCCCTAACGACTGTTGCCAGACACTTCGGTGCAGACCTCACCAAGTCTCTGCCATACCTATGGGAGAACACAGTGGGACCACTGAGGACAGTGGTGACTGAAAATCAATGCATTG ATAGGCAGGTCCAGCTGGAGAGGGGAGACGCTGCAGCTCAGGAACTGGTCAACTCTCTACAAGTGCTGGAAGTCATGGCTGGGGCCATGGCTGCTGAGCTCAAACCCTTG ttACTGGAGCACCTACCCCATCTGTTCACCTGCCTGCAGCACCCGTATACAGCGGTGCGTCACATGACGGCACGCTGTGTGGGCGTGCTCAGTAAGATAGCCATGCTGGAGACCATGAACAGTTTCCTTGAGTGTGTCCTCCCCTGGTTAGCTGCTATTGGTGACTGCACCAAACAGGAGGGCGCCATCGAGGCTTTAGCCT GTGTCATGGAGCAGCTGGATGTGGACATTGTACCCTACATTGTGCTGCTTGTAGTACCAGTGCTGGGCCGTATGAGTGACCCCAGTGATAGCATTCGTTTCATGGCCACACAATGCTTTGCTACACTCATCCGCCTGTTGCCCCTAGAG GCAGGTATACCCGACCCTCCAGCCATGTCGGCTGACCTGATCCGCCAGAAGGCCAGAGAACGCCACTTCCTGGAGCAACTATTAGATGGCAGAAAACTGGAGAACTACAAGATCCCTGTGCCCATCAAGGCTGAGCTCAGGAAGTaccagcag GATGGAGTGAACTGGCTGTCCTTCCTCAACAAATACAAGCTGCACGGGATCCTGTGTGATGACATGGGCCTCGGCAAGACGCTGCAGTCCATCTGCATTCTGGCAGGAGATCACTACCTCAG GGCACAGGAATATGCCAAGACTAAGGCCGCAGACTGCAGCCCCATGCCCTCTCTGGTGGTGTGTCCTCCCACACTGACTGGCCACTGGGTGGACGAAGTGAGCAAGTTCTGCGCCAAAGAGTACCTCAACCCACTGCACTACACTGGGCCTCCCACAGAACGAATGCG GTTGCAACACcaagtgaaaaaacacaatctCATAGTCGCCTCTTACGATGTCGTACGGAATGACATCGACTTTTTTAG AAATATAAAATTTAATTACTGTATCCTCGATGAGGGTCATGTCATCAAGAACGGGAAAACCAAACTTTCCAAAGCCATTAAGCAGTTGGCCGCCAACTTCCGAGTCATCTTGTCAGGAACGCCCATTCAG AACAATGTCCTGGAGCTCTGGTCGTTGTTCGACTTCCTCATGCCGGGCTTCCTTGGAACAGAACGCCAGTTTGCCGCTCGCTACGGTAAACCAATCCTGGCCAGCCGTGATGCCAAAAGTTCCTCACGGGAACAGGAGGCAG GTGTCCTGGCGATGGAGGCCCTACATCGACAGGTGCTACCCTTCCTTCtaaggaggatgaaggaggatGTCCTCCAGGACCTTCCTCCTAAAATAATTCAGGACTATTACTGCAACCTGAGTCCTCTACAG GTTCAGTTATATGAAGACTTTGCAAAGTCTAGAGCCAAGGCCAGTGTGGAGGACAGCATCTCTACGGCTTctacagaagaagaggaggaaaagccGAAACTGAAGGCCACAGGCCACGTCTTCCAG GCGCTGCAGTACCTGCGAAAGCTGTGCAACCACCCGAGCTTGGTCTTGACCACGCAGCATCCAGAGTACAAACGCATCACTGAGCAGCTGGCAGGTCAGAACTCCAGCCTGCGGGACATTCAGCACGCACCCAAACTCTCCGCTCTCAAACAG TTACTGTTGGACTGTGGtcttggtggtggtgggggatcCGAGGGGGGCACAGAAGCAGTGGTGGCCCAGCACCGTGtgctcattttctgtcagcTAAAGAGTATGCTGGATATTGTGGAGCATGACCTGCTGAAACCCAAACTTCCTTCTGTCACCTACCTGAGGCTGGATGGCAGCGTGCAGGCCGGCCTGCGTCACTCCATCGTTTCCAG GTTTAACAATGACCCATCCATTGACGTGCTGCTGCTGACCACCCATGTTGGGGGTCTGGGTCTGAACCTGACGGGTGCAGACACCGTGGTGTTTGTGGAACATGACTGGAACCCCATGAGGGACCTGCAGGCCATGGATCGTGCCCATAGGATAGGACAG AAACGGGTGGTGAACGTGTACAGGCTGATCACACGAGGCACACTGGAGGAGAAGATCATGGGTCTGCAGAAATTCAAGATGAGCATCGCCAACACCATCATCAGCCAAGAGAACGCCAGCCTGCAGAGCATGGGCACAGACCAGCTCCTCAACCTCTTCACTCTAGACAAG GGTGAGAAGGGTGAGCAGTCGGCGTCAACCTCAGGGAAGGCCTCCATGAAGTCGGTGCTGGACGGCCTGGGAGAGTTATGGGACCAGCAGCAGTACGACACGGAGTACAACCTGGACAACTTCATGCACTCTCTGCAGTAG